TGGGGTTATTCCTGGTGCGTCGGGAGAGGATTTGTATCACGCGGCGAATCTCCTCTTCCCGCCCAATCACGGGGTCAATCTTGTCTAGTCTAGCCAGTTCGGTGAGATCGCGCCCATATTTCTCCAGACTACGATACTTACTCTCGGCCCTTCTATCGGTAACCCGGCGGGCACCGCGATTGTCATGGAGAGTGCGGTATATGCTCTCCTGGTCAACGCCAGAGGAGCGAAAAATCCTGGCCGCTTCGCCCTCCTCTTCCGCCACGGTGCCAATAAGCAGATGCTCCGCACCGATGAACTCGTCCTTGATTCTCTCGGCCTCGGCGCTGGCGGCTTCCAGCAAGCGGGGGGTGCGATGGGTAGCGAAAATCTGTGCCCCTTCGTAGGTGACCGTAGGAGTCTTGTCTAGGGCGGTCTCCACCTGCTGCCTAATGGCCCTGTCATCCACTCCTAGTCGTTTCAGCAGCTTGGCAGCCAGGCTGTCTTCTTGCCAGAGCAAAGCAAGTAAGACATGCTCTACGTCCCACTGATCATGCTTGAAATATCGAACCAGCTCCTGTGAGGCTGCCAGAACGTCTTGAGCTTGTTCAGTAAATCGCTCCGGACTTATGGGTGCCATTGTTATACAGTGCTCCCAGAAATGTCTGAACAACAGGAGTGCTCAGCAAAGGCGTGCGCTCGAGATCCCCCTGCCAGTTGTAAGATTCTATGGGCCTATGTGGTAGTTGTCAAGGAAGGGGTGTGCGGTGTCCAGGACATGCTATACAGTTTTCAGGCTATGGGCGTGCTGGGTATACTAAGGAGGACGCACCCTCTTTCTACACACAATATGTTACGCTGCCTTCATTCAAATGGGTCTGCGTCAATAACTGTGATGGTGCCTCATGCAACTTTGGCATATGGCCTCCTTCCGTTGGTCAGGAGTATTCTCTGTCTGAAGTTGGCCCTATTTCGATAGCCATAGGCTACCCTTTTTACCACTTTGATGCGGTTGTTCTTGCCCTCCAGGAAACCGTTGGTATAGCGATGGTCGAAGTAGTTGAGGATCTCATTGTGCCACATGCGGAGCATGGGCAGCAGGCCTTTGAAAGGCGTAGGACCATCTTCTCTTACGGCATCTTCCCACTGGGCTAGCCTGGCTTCAGCTTCTGCCCGGTCAATGACCTCCTGCGCGGGGCCATAGAAACCCTCTCCCGCAGCTTCGATACCATCATCGTTGACGGGGAGGCCGGCCTGGAGCAACTGAACAGGCAAGTCATGCGCCGCGTGGATACCCTGGTCATTGTCAGCGACGCCACATCGAGAGGCCTGCGCACCGCAGCCCTGATCAAAGGGATGGTACAGAACGACAGGGTGATACAATGTGAGAAAATGGGCCTGGTCTTCAACCGGGTGCAGGGCGGCGAGGAGTTGCTGCGGCGATTCGCCCGGGAGACAGGCCTGCCGGTTTTCGGCTACATCCCTTATGACGAGACCATCGCTTACCACGACCTC
Above is a genomic segment from Chloroflexota bacterium containing:
- a CDS encoding transposase, which translates into the protein MVSDGLVIRDVAENRQACLPGESPQQLLAALHPVEDQAHFLTLYHPVVLYHPFDQGCGAQASRCGVADNDQGIHAAHDLPVQLLQAGLPVNDDGIEAAGEGFYGPAQEVIDRAEAEARLAQWEDAVREDGPTPFKGLLPMLRMWHNEILNYFDHRYTNGFLEGKNNRIKVVKRVAYGYRNRANFRQRILLTNGRRPYAKVA